Genomic DNA from Coffea arabica cultivar ET-39 chromosome 7e, Coffea Arabica ET-39 HiFi, whole genome shotgun sequence:
CTTCCCCTTCATCAGCATCAGTTGATGCCGTAGACCCTCTATCCTCATCCAAATCGTCTATCAATCAATCAGACGCATTAGAACAGGGCAAAATCGTTAACTCCCTACATTGTCTGATTAACACCAAATCCAGATGGGGTTCAGTCAACGATTTGATACCTGGAACACAATCCAAATTGGGGTTTCGGGTAAATGTGTCTACTGAGTCCTGGTTGTCTTCTCTTGGAGCCGGAGGAGGGGGATAGAGCATTTGAAGAAGGGCCTCATGGAACTTTTGTCTTTTGTCTCCCCTCTTCATCTCATCATACAACTTGATCCTCGACGGCCGTCCGATTCAGTTTTATGATTGCCCGGCGGAGGGGAAGGAGAACGACGCCGGATGCCACAAAAGCAAATGATTTCGGGACCTACTTTGGGAGATACGTAACACAAGAATACAAAAAACTGCAaagataaattaaaaaaaaaaaaaagagaataaagtAAGGTACGTAACAAAAGAATCCaaaacataataataataataataggaaaaaatggtaagttttcttttattatCAAGTTCGGAGTTGGCGAAATGATTTTGGAATCTTTTTCTTCATACATGGACGATGGGAGTTTGTGAACTTATTTAAGACTTTACTAGAAATAAATTAGGTGGTGCGCATCCAAAATCGCCCTTctatagttttttttatttatttattttatatatacttAGATGAATGATTATTCTTACCAAGAGAATccaaattgttgagaaaatatttttatttaactTCGACAGGGCAAACTTGACATTGTAAAAGAATTTCTAAGCCTTGTATTATCAATAGTCTTTTCATCTCTCTCTAAATTGGAGATGAAATAATATTGTTCAACCCGAATAACACTCTAGAATTTCCCTTTCCCTTCCTtgatctcttctttttctttgggAATCATAACTATTTAAGTTTAAACAAAAATGACATGATACATAGTAGTATTTGTTTAAACTTTAGAGGATGGGGGTAAATGGACGTGACAATTAGGAGTTTGTGTAAAGTGCAAACAAGGCCGAGAAACACCAAACAAAGAATCCTTCAAATGCTATGTCACCAATGTGGTACTTTCAATCTCCCATAACTAGTAGTATATTGGACAGGATTATTCTATTTTGTAGACGCGGCCAGGGAGGGATTATGTTAAAGTTGGGTTCGTGATGGAATGTGAAATGTGTTAAGATCAAAATTCCAAACAAAATGTTTGCCATTCCATTCAGCAGACTTTTTCCTGTTGATGGCTGAACAAAGACGCTGCTCGATCGGTTGTACCAACCAGAAAAGCAAGGGCCATTTAACTTCTCTGCCTTCATTCGATCGAATTTTCTACCCTCTTATGTCTTGACGGCAATCTAAAAAAGGGATGGCTAAAAATGACAAGCTTGCTTCACAAATagatttattaatttttccACAACTAGGTATTATTGTTATATTATATACAACAATCGAAAGAATGCGGGTCTTATTCCATTTTCATTAtaggattcttttttttttttttgccttttttttttaagtgtaagtAGAAAGATTCGAACCCGAGACCTcttgcttacactccctcccccttCATTATAGGATTCGCTATTTTGGTGGGTATCATTTATCTACAGCATGAGAAAAGCGAATCCGGTAGGCTAGTAGTAATGTTCAACTCCCCGgctatcttttgtttttttctttttcacaatATCTAACCAGAAGTTTGCTGGCTCTTTGTATTTGCTTCAACAGATTGAATTGATATAACCAGTACCGGCAGACCAAGATAAGAAAATTTGCAAGACATAACACTAACATTTTTATCCATATATAGGACTGGGAAGGATCAAATTTAGTTGAAaacaatgtttttttttttttttgggtggaggAGAGAGaggtttgggggggggggggggagggtggAGGAAGAAGTTCTAGGCAAAGTTGGTGAGATTCTTTTTATGCACTTATTTGTTTGAAAGGATCCAACATTTCAATTTGATTCATAAAGCAAGTTGAGTTTTAAAATCTCAGGAGGCGGTGGCACCTGGATTTTCAATTGGGCGTGGGATAAAgacattcaaaaaatatacaaaaatttacctCTAAATTAGTGTTGATAATCTGTTTTATCATTAGTATTATTTTTTATGGATGAATATGAACATATAATTAGTCTAAACAACTCACAATCTCACATACGATGAGATTTGGACCCATCACGGAGTGCAATTACACATTCATTGATTGTCAATTTGTGAATAGATATTGAGTGATggtgatttttattttattattttttaatttagacGCGTAAGCAgtgagattaaaaaaataaaaataaaaactagtcTTTACCTTCCAAATGTTCCCTTACGAATTGAAATGGGTTAATTCTATTTTATTCCCTTAATTAAACTATACGCgaaatctcatttcaatcccttatgagttgaaaagggatgatttcatgatttttaaaTTCTGACACCTCAATCTTAAGCATTAAATCAACATATGATTAGTTTAAATTTTGATCATCCATCTACTAGAAAACCAACTTCCTCTGAAGAAGTTGGCCATCACATGTATTGTGAGTGGGAGGTCAAAAGTTTAAATCTTACCTCCCATCAATGTGCCACTATATGTGACTTTTTCTAAATCCATACAGGTGGATAATGCATCCGTATGGTTCGAAGATGTGTcgttatgaaaaaaaaaaaaaaatactagaaaAGTGTAAAACGATTTGGCATATTAACGGGGCCCATGGGTTCTATTTATCAAGTCAAGGGTAGAAGTCAAGCCATTAGGGGGTTGTACTTACCGTGCAATATCAAATTGATCTGTTGATATCAACCAGGCTGGATCGAGTAGAAACATTCATAGTCTTTGTTCATTGCTTTAAGCTTCTAATGTAAAGCGACGTTCAGAGCCCCGTCAAATGTCGATAAATATTTTTTCACGGAGTACAATTAAACATTCTTTGATTGTCACTTTGTTAATAGTTATTGAGTGctggtggttttttttttttaaaaaaaataaaataaaatttggacGTGTAAATGTGTAAGCAGCAAGAGCGAAAAGCAAAAATGACTCTTTACCTTCCAAATATTCTCTTACGAATTgaaaactattactaaaagaaaCTAGACAGCTTCAAAacatccactttttttttttggctccatGGGTTGAATGGGAGGTGATGATATCAGAGaccgaaaagaaaaaagagaaaaaaaggagcAGGTAAGTTGCATATATACTTGGTATCTCCAGCAAGTTGTTGGAGATTGGATCAGTAgctttttatatttattgaaatACTAAAGTCCTAGTTATATTAAAAATATACACACAATAATAACATGAACGTAGAGTATCATAATTTCGATATGTATAATGTGTGTGATATATTGAATTTTTACCTGCGAAATACAGTGAGCCGTATGCTCTTATATTGTAGCAAATGGAAATGTAGATTGTGATACTCGGTGGCAGGTGCATCCAATACCACCATATCAATCAGCATTGGATGTTTCCCTTGTCAGCATTTCGAAATGGCTGCCAAATGTTCGCAtgcaaattaaaaacaaaagaaactagaCGGccaaaatccttttttttttttcctgccaAATACGTGAACCAGTCGTGTGGTTCATTGCACCAAATGAAAATGTAGCTTATGGTGTAACCAATACTATTCGATCAGTATTTGATGTTTTTATTGTGAGCACTTCGAACTGTTCTATTGCCAGACTCACGTTCGATACAGATTAAACAGATCAAGCAAGCCTTGTTtttttaaatctcaattttctaCAAACTGGAGATTAAACAGATCAAGCAAGCCTTGTTtttttaaatctcaattttctaCAAACTGGAGAATGGAGATCAATAGTACCATATCACATCAAAATAGCACACTATAATATGTGGATTTGGAGACTTGTCAATGCTATGATTTGATTGAACCAGTAAAAAAATACACAAGATCAAAGCAACCCTAGAGCAAAGTGCTCCCACTTGAACTAACAACTTCAAGCCcaccaaaaaaggaaaatgtgGAAAAGAGAGATTCAGAGAAGGtctaaacaagaagaagaaagaaaacaattgCAAAGCCGGCCTTCCATTAATTCTTCTATTTTCTGCTCAACTGTTCTTCAGAAAATCCTTCCTGTTTGTGACTGCATGGCTTCTACTTCTGGGAAAAGCATCTGTTCTCAAAGTTACATCTTCTCCAAAATCACAGGGCTTTTCTTCATCAATCCTTCCAATGGCAATTGTTTGACTGCGCTGCACAACACTTACTCCTCCCATGGGGGGCCGCTGTTGCCTAAGAAACTCTAACTCAATCTTGTTCCTGAGGCCCCTGGTGGAAGCAGCCCTCAGAAGCTCAGCCAAATCATCATCGCTGATTAATGCTGAAGATCTGACACTAAAGCTCTTGGGCAAAGATGGAGCGAGATGAGAAGCAGGATACACCATGCCACCAATACTGTTATACGTACCGACATTTGAAGCGCAATTATTCATGCAGTTGATATAGAAATCCCGGGCTCTAGTCAGGATTCTGGTGACTGCTGTAACGCATGTTCTGAATTTGCCTTGTTTACCGGCCTTTTTGATTATGGTGCTCATACCTGACTAGCTGCACTTATTGCATTACTTGAAAATTCAACGCTTGCCGTGTATATATCGTAGCTTGTAACCCACGCTCAGAGACAGTGTAATTAAATATATTGGTGCTGCCGAATGATGAAGATCTGTGGGGTCTAACGGAGTAATAAAACAAGCCAGCAagacgttaaaaaaaaaaaaaaaaaaaaagcaaggagGGAAAGTGCCGGGGAAAAtggaattaaattaaatatggcAAAGCGAAAACTCTTGCTTTTTGTCCATGATGGAACCTAATAGAGATATGTGGAACACTACTTCGACCACGTTGAATGAGCAACACTGTGTTGATCTGTAAGTTCGACCATTAACAAGGTTGAAGATAGGGTAGGCTATTTGATGAAGAATTAATGATTCGAAACCACAATGCTATGGATAGCATGCCTATGTATAATCTTTTGAGAATGTTACTAAATTATTTATTTGTGCTAATTGGGTCACTAAACTATTTTCTTAGCTGAAAATGTCACCGAATTAACCAAATTATATGCTCTGTGTCGTTCCATGTAATTTGACCATCATGACAAATGGAATGAATGTCACCTGATTTGTAAATGGATTTTTGTAGGggcaaattttattttatttttgtctacAATGATAGCTGTTTTATAATCTAAACTAGTCTAATCTAGTTTTATTTGTAGGGGCAAATTCATCTGCACAATTTTTATTTGAAGCTTTTCCTCTCTTTACTCACAGATCTCtgtctttttctctctcaactGTTAGCAGTAGAGAAAAGTTCAaaactccccccccccccccccccccccccaacaaccCAAAAATAAGCTAAAGAAGTGTTGAACGGGCACGATTTCGCATCTGAGCTAAGAATCTATTGTTTTAGATAGGTTTGTGATTGGGAAAAAAGGGAGCTCGATCAAGTTACCAATAAAATTTTTGTGATTGTGAAAATACCGTCTTCCTTTTCTTAAAATATTATAGATGTTCAATggctgctgaaattttccaaaggCTTTACCCAGAATAAAGATACTGAGTAGAAGGGATTGTGGTGGATCCCTAACAGTTAATCCTCCTCCCCTCCTCGTGAATAAAATGCCAGACCCAATTGTCGACAACAAAGATCTAGCTACAAATACTTACGAGAGATTCTACGCGCAAGTTGCTACATCGCCGTAGCTTTAATTTGGATTGTCAAAACTTGAATGCCTAATTCAGAGTTTAGGGTAGAAGATAAAATTTGAGAAGGTTTAAGTTAGGCACCGTTTGTGTTAAGTGGACAGAAGATAACCAGAAAGGAAAAGAATTGGaaggttttgattttttttttcttttatttgactGCTTTTTATTGGTTGCAATTTCggaaaaacaagaaacaaatttaaatgaaaagtttcattttatgTCATGCCCAAAACCTGATTATAAAAATGGCAAAgagaaaactagaaaaaaatCCTCTTCGTTTTTTGGAAGGGGAAGAGACCATGCCCGCTCAAAACACaaaaggttgtgtttggattgcatttttcgtgatttttcatgaaaaaattactgtaacgatttgatgtatgtgaggaaaaaaggtaatagggaaatgtgattaCGGAAAACGACGCAATTTTTCGATGAAAAcaggcaatccaaacaaggccacgAATCCCAGTCATTTGCTAGTTAGTGATGTGGGAGACGACAAGGAGAAACCCACTTCATATTTGGGCACAAATTCACAAAGGTCTTAGGGTTGAAAAGTAGAATGAAGCCTCATTGTTGTCTATAATGTTCAAGGGCGAAGACAAACATTaaccaaaaaaattgaattgatGATTTTGCTTCTCAAAAACCAAGCCTGCAAGTCAATTGATGTCCATTCCTTTTGTCTTGACAGGCAAATTTCACTAAATAagaaaaaacatgcaatttggtTAGTCCAGTGACATTTTCAACTAAGAAAATAATTCTGTGATCTAAATTAGCACTAGTGTACAATATAATGACATATGACACGATTTGCTCTAATCTTTTACCATATACATATTTTAATTATGAAAAACAGAAGGACCCCATTTCTATCTATTTTTGAATCGCCTTAAGCCACGTGGCGAAGGACATAAATTAGAAACAATTGATGGGCTCTCCAACTGGACTTTGTCAGTCTTAAGCCACGTGGGATCATATCATACAAGAACTCGATTGGTTTTCGATtttacttttgtattttttccCAAACTTTCGCTTTCGATTTTTCGATAGACGCTGGGGTTTTGTTATGTGGGGTAATGaagaaacccaaaagaaaaacaataaaaaaaaaatgagttttgctAGTGACAGGTAACGgagaaatgaaaaaaggaaaatatatcGGCATGCGTTGTTATGTTTGGTGGTCTACAGATGTTAGACGGAGGTTAATTGTCTTTAGTCATAAGCTGTAGTCAAACTAAAAAGTCACTCACTTTCtatccaattaaaaaaaatctagaaaCTAGAAACAAGAAATCTAGAAAtcaaaagttatatagtttCTATGATAAATCTTTCCATATGGAGATTTGCCTTTCACGCAGCTGAGTGGAACAATTGGATACACTCGTTAGATAACTAAAGCTGCGTTAAGAAATTACCATAGTTCACACAATGTACACctattttcagttttttttttttttctaatgttTGATAGCAAAGTGTATGTtctatttgtttaattaatctgCATCAGCAGTTACACCTTGGATCTCGGTATGTGCATActtattgtatatatatattttagaattttttaaataagtgCCCACTAGCACTCTAATACTTTAGCTCCTACAATTTACCGTGTAAATATAAATTGCAATATTTACTGTACTCCTATATTTAGGCATTCCCtgaattgggaaaaaaaaaaataacacttGGGATGCTTTTGACCAATGCCCACTAAGCATTCTTCAGATAAAATTATAGCTGTCAAGCAAatccatttaactaaatttactcATACCGCttatgaatagatgggtatgagtATGTTAAATTTTTGCATATGATTATAAATGagttaaatgggtattattgggtaacccatcaaacccaattaattCTTTTAGAATTGTCTTCCCCCAAACCTCCTCTCTTCCCCCACCcattaacttgctcatttttcaccattaccaatttatgacaagttttatcctcttttcttatttttccaaaatgaaattttaaatttacacacgAAAAAATGCtagaagttcaaaatttttggattaagtttttatgttaacttttatagtacttagttcaaatttttatattcttattgtttgattaCTAAATAGTATGTATAATTTTGCGCCATAGAGTACATATgggaaaaaattgataattaggtTTATTAagtattataaataaatatttaaaactaatgatgggtgcaaaggaTGTTATAAATTGACAACTTAGTTTATGGAAATGAATTTACATTAATTtacaaaaagtaaaaataaatgggttataaatgggtaattgggttacccaattcattttttgacttacccatttatacccatctaattatgGATGCGACTTCACACTTTGGTAATTAATCCttcagttttaaaaaaaaatatgttgccTAGAAAATTGGGCAATTATGTGCCACAAGAAATTGTATGGAAAGTTTACGTGTAAAATTTTAAGGCAAAAAGGTTTGCCATTTAATTATAAGTTCGGGGGGCCCAAATTTACGTTGTAATCTTACAGATTGAATTCAGCAGATTCTCTCTTCGTGTTCCGAAAGGATTATTCAATGGTGGCACTTGCAGAAGTGCCGTGGATTCCGCAATTTAATAGAAAGAATGAACCTATGAgcccccatttttttttttaaaagaaaaaaattttgttctttAGAGGATAAATAGAATAGACGGTACGTAACAGCCAGAAGGACAAAAGATAAAAGTATGCATTAGAACATTCCAGAAAAacacaattaaagaaaagataagattgaaTCTCAAAACTCCACCTGTGTAGCCCATATTaagaggagaaaaaaagaaaagaaaaagaattctcGCCTCTTGAAAGAACCGGGCAGTGTTTCTAGTTGGAGTTCTCTCCTCTTGAAAGAAGATTCTTGATTGTAGGAATTATAGCGCAATACTCAATTGACTCGTTTAATTACTTGGCTTAATTTGTAAGAATTAATTCACAAGTATTAACATTACAAACATTGATGGAATCGGATCTGCCCCGAAGTAAAAAGTTGGAAATTACCGAACCATTCATTCTCTTGTTTCCAACATTTTCCGTACTGTaaaattcacaagagattctCTTGTTGTGAAAAAATGTGGCACAGTATAACATAACATATATAAATGGAATTTGTTTAAATAGTGTTGTGATTAAAACTCCTGAACCCCAATTCTATCCGAAAACCTGGTTCTTGCTCATTCATGATACCAGCAAACGGAAGTCCGCATTCAATAGCCGACAGCTATTTGAACTCGGACTTGGACTAACcgtaattattattattataaccTTACACCTTGGACTAAGTATGTGATTATGGTCACTCAAGTTCATTtgattcaaacaaaaaaaaaaagaagaagaaggttcATTAGATTCCAAGTGCAAACAAGTGGCTTCAAGAAAACTATTGAAAAAACCAAAGCAGCTAGCAATAACTGTAATTGCTGACCAGAAAAAAATAATACTTACAGAAGTGATATCCTGCTGCTTCATGTGTGGCTCTTATATTGAAAACACCTCTCATGGATTACCCTTGCCATAACTTAAATATGATGATACCTTTAACTTCTTGACAAAATGATCCTTACCAATCAACCCTTTTTTGTTCAAGACGAAAATTTGAGTGAGATCCTTAAAATAATTTAGgtggacaaaaacaaaactttCAAACCATGTAGACCCAGAGAAGCTTCTAACCAGTTGAGTCGATCTAGCGGCACCCTCTTGGGAGTGTGTGTCAATATTAATAATTCGATTCCCCATCTATTTCTAGGGTATTGTTATTATtacatccatccatccatccgTGATCATTCCTCCAATCTACCTATATTGATGTGTTATACCTATAATTGGTGTGTTATGCATCtcacaaaaaatgctataaTGAATGTCAGTAActcgaagaagaagaagaggacggAAAGTTTGATTTGGACGTTgcaatttaatttttcttcctCGGATAATTGAGGTCGAAAGACATCAATATCTCCTTTTAAGTGGAGTGAGTGTTAATGGCAGGGCCGGCGGAGCCGCCACCATGGCCAGCGAAAAGCCATTAATTTCTTCTACATGGGGCTGTCAAATTCATCACCGTGATCGGATGCATTATGAATATTACGACCCAAAAGCCAAACCATGCCCAAGTCTAAAGAGTAAATGAGGACTATCCCTGTCAAGAAGGAACAAGTATTTGATTATTGAGAAAGAGCGACATAACTGGGCTCCATGACAACAAAAACCTGAACCTAGCTAGGGTGACATCAGGCggctctttttatttttctccaaTTATTGTTACACTGCCTATACTATAGATTCACAACTTGCAGTGGATATTCCACTAATTTATTTAAACTAATAGATTGGATAACATATTCAATGCACCCACCCCGTGTGGTCGTCCTCATGCCCATATCGCACAGCATATTATGAATAAATTATTCGGTCAAAGTATTAGCACAAAAAATTATTCAACTTATACCCAGAGAATATGGCAAAATGCCTCAGCCATCATTTCCTGCCTAAACTCTTTTAACACTGAACCGATGTACTAAAGCAGCAAAAGAGACCATGAATGAATAGACAGATGGGTTTTGGTGGAGTAATCATTCCTAAATTAAACACGGATACAAATATATACTCTAAACACATACTATAACAAATAAAACCCTTCCTTTTGTCCTCCGGTTCAGATGCTGCAGCTAGGTCGTAGATGTAGATTTGAGGAACGAGGATGTAGGTAGGACTTCTGACTCGGTATATCCTCGTTATCTCCAAATATTTCGGGACAAGAGAGTAGCAGGCATGGGTGACTATATCTTAATCGAAATATAATGTTATGGTCAAAATTGAGCACTAGGACTGTTCATGTCCTGTCACTTGCAATACAGCCCCGCCGACGCCCAGGACAAATAaacatttgaatttttcttgtgACTTTCAAACCTTCGaagtttttgtttctttataaCTGCTGCTCTTTCTGTTAGAGATTGTCATCTTGCAGACTTGCATCCCttgcctcctcctcctccatacAGCACCTCTAGCTAGCTGAAACTACGAGTCTACAATTTTGGAATAAAAGATCTAAAATCTGCATTTGTAAACCTTGGCATGGAGAATTCCTCCGACTCGTACAATTCTTCCTCTTCCACCTCGAGCCAGTTCGCTGCGTACCAACAATATTTAGAAGAAAACAGACCCAAAACAACAACACCCTCATTCTATTCGTCCCTTCATGCAGTCCGCAAACTTCCACTAAAACCAATGAAGAAGCCAATCGCACCTTTGCCACCAATGAAGCCAAAAGTGTACAAGGTGGATTCCGTGAACTTCAAGCAAGTCGTCCAAAGGCTTACTTCTGCACCTGAATTCCAACCCAATGTTTCACCAGCACCAGAAGCGCAAGAAGTGGTCGAAAAGGTCCCTACAGCACTGGCGTTACGTCCCAGACGTCTGGAAGAGGTGGCTCCTCCAGCACTTGACCTCTCATCCACAGCATCACCTCTTCGTTTCTCATCAACTACTCAGTTGTCAGTGCCACCTGGGACTGCGGCTGGGAATGATCACAATGCTGCAGGCCAAGGTCGCTGGGGAGGACAACAGTTTCTTCCTTCTCCCAACAACACTTCACAAATTCCTGCCAACTTCAGTGAGTTGATTGCCTCGGAAAGAAAGCACCACAAGTTTTCTGAAACTTGCGGAGCTCCGAGTCCACTCGGATTTAGCTTCTCACCATCTTCAATGGCCTGGTGTTTGTCCCCGCTTCTGAGTCCGGGAACCctttcctttttggattaaattcAACACACTTCTTTAGTTCTTTCGACTACATTAATTACCAACAATTGCCAGCCCATGCGCCCTTAATTTCTGCGTAACCTTTAGTCCTCTATTTTTAGCATTTCAAATGTTTATTGGTAAATCACTTCATTTATTATCATTATCAATTTTTCTGATTAATGTGGGATATTTTGGTTGGGaaccttttcctcttttcttttttttttcggtggTGTAGGGGATTGTAGTAGGGGGTTCTCTCTTTTTGCAACTCTCCGTAAGCTCCTATGTATGGTCCTATGTATTCCTGTAATGAATAAATAAGATTCACAAGGCGCATCTTTTGCTCTGATCAGAGATATTTGAGACTTCGAACTCAATGAGAAAACTCATTTTGCCTCCCCATACCTCCAAGTTTAGAGGCTACCAAAATCTATTCCTGAAAACTGATTAATTGAAGAACACTTCAGCGCTTAAAGGATATACAATAACAATTGGACTCATTCAAGAGAACAACGCGAATAATTTTAGTAACAAACCGGAAACACGATTATCTGGAATTAGACTGGAAACGTCAGTGTTGTTATACAGTAGATGTAGAACTAAATAAGAAAAGTGGTTTTAACTCGTCAAAATGTGTATGTTTAGAtactctcttgttttttttaacaaatattatTTGACTTGTATCATAAACATTTTTTTCAATCGCTTTTTTAATCCACATATGCCATATTACAAAATGTGCTACGGTATTATTACAATTAATTATCCCAAAAACAATCTCCTATCATTGGTATTATTACAATTAATTAACTAAGCTTCATGCTGTTAGGTTCTGTAAAATCTTACATGAAATCACGCTATAAAATCACGATGTAAAATTTAATGGGTTCAGATTTGAATATCTTTAGAtgcgtttgataataaaaaatagaacatctgaattaattaagtgacactgaattttttaaacaaaacttGTTCCGAAATATAAgagataagttattcacttatcatttaatatgaaatacactcaaatacattaaaattagtacttaacaattcaacaaTTTAATGGATTCACAATTCAAATTCCAGACTTCAGTCTATAAGCGCAAGGAATGGGCGATCAAAACTTACAAAACTTCATTTTCCGAAGCAACGAGAGCCCATGATTGATTAAGTGGCCGAAAGGCCAACCTTGTTGCATTTTGCGAATTGTTGTAatcaatcaatttttttctcCAAGTAGTACTGTGTTATTTTGAATTGACTTGGTTTGACATACTTAATTTAATGGGGATTTTTTCAATCCATTTTAACTTTCAATATCCTTTAACACTATCTAACAAGAGCATCGAAACCCTCTGGATTAACATAAGCTAATTGGTTTGCTccagaaacaaaagaaaaaatggtaTATGTTTTGCTACCAAGTTTGccattaaaaaatgaaaaggaatgggaaaaaataaatacaacagcttaaaaaaagcaatatataatagaaaattaaaaaatacagcagaaaattcataaaaaatctcatttttatgcattttgattttttgagtttgttaaattttgtgtattactcaattaatagttattagatcttaaggaaacaaaaaagaattaaaacataatgcttatgaaggagaaataacaatataataaaaagtgggacaaagaatggcacagggtgtgggacaAAAGATCCGTTGCGTGGGACTAATCACTCAGCGATAAATTAATCAGCCACATGGTAAAATTAATCATACGCGGCACATAAGTTACCAATCAACCACTTTACAAGCTCCT
This window encodes:
- the LOC113701959 gene encoding uncharacterized protein, which gives rise to MSTIIKKAGKQGKFRTCVTAVTRILTRARDFYINCMNNCASNVGTYNSIGGMVYPASHLAPSLPKSFSVRSSALISDDDLAELLRAASTRGLRNKIELEFLRQQRPPMGGVSVVQRSQTIAIGRIDEEKPCDFGEDVTLRTDAFPRSRSHAVTNRKDFLKNS